In the Arachis ipaensis cultivar K30076 chromosome B10, Araip1.1, whole genome shotgun sequence genome, one interval contains:
- the LOC107623390 gene encoding nucleomorphin-like, which yields MENRVIIDEPLNLRHEAIEAELEETKKNLQKAKEETMSMAHCLSSLQEELELTRQELQQLKQESMGNNNNNNNNNNNNNNNNNNNKHHPIMQEEEEPVIIEDVKDMENNKNKNNVTKFDDDELQKKRHVTFANTPSLTHIISPSPQLLTLEVEKLKRHHSFGSEKKKNKIKPLIPLIGFGGIFSKKKRNNY from the coding sequence atggaaaATAGGGTTATTATTGATGAGCCTTTGAACCTGAGGCATGAAGCCATTGAAGCTGAGCTTGAAGAGACAAAGAAAAACCTTCAAAAAGCTAAAGAAGAAACCATGTCAATGGCGCATTGTCTTTCTTCATTGCAAGAAGAGCTTGAACTCACAAGGCAAGAGCTTCAACAATTGAAGCAAGAATCCAtgggcaataataataataataataataataataataataataataataataataataataataagcatCATCCCAtaatgcaagaagaagaagaaccggTTATTATTGAAGATGTCAAGGACAtggagaataataaaaataaaaataatgtaacaaagtttgatgatgatgaattgCAAAAGAAAAGGCATGTGACTTTTGCAAATACACCCTCATTAACTCATATTATTTCACCGTCACCACAACTGCTTACACTTGAAGTTGAAAAATTGAAGAGGCACCATTCATTTGggagtgagaagaagaagaataagatcaAGCCACTTATTCCACTCATTGGTTTTGGAGGTatcttttcaaagaaaaagagaaataattATTAA